A genomic segment from Vanacampus margaritifer isolate UIUO_Vmar chromosome 3, RoL_Vmar_1.0, whole genome shotgun sequence encodes:
- the lhx2b gene encoding LIM/homeobox protein Lhx2b isoform X3, whose amino-acid sequence MLFHGLPGGDVHSVVEEIDRRGKSESAAISSAIDMGESETAMPCLTTERVALCAGCGRKIADRYYLLAVDKQWHMRCLKCCECKLNLESELTCFSKDGSIYCKEDYYRRFSVQRCARCHLGISASEMVMRARDLVYHLNCFTCTTCSKMLTTGDHFGMKDNLVYCRLHFETLIQGDYQTHFNHADVVPHKGLGPANTLGLSYFNGVGTVQKGRPRKRKSPGPGAELAAYNAALSCNENDSESMDRDSQYSSSQKTKRMRTSFKHHQLRTMKSYFAINHNPDAKDLKQLAQKTGLTKRVLQVWFQNARAKFRRNLLRQESTGADKTSDGSTLQGGTPSGPASEISNASMSPSSTPTTLTDLTNPTMPTVTSVLTSVAGGMDLHECRSPSQTTLTSLF is encoded by the exons ATGCTTTTCCATGGCCTTCCCGGAGGCGACGTCCACAGCGTGGTGGAAGAAATCGACAGGAGAGGAAAGAGCGAGTCAGCGGCCATCAGCTCAGCTATCGACATGGGCGAGTCAGAGACG GCCATGCCGTGCCTGACAACCGAGCGCGTGGCCCTGTGCGCCGGCTGCGGAAGGAAGATCGCAGACCGCTACTACCTGCTGGCTGTGGACAAGCAGTGGCACATGCGCTGCCTCAAGTGCTGCGAGTGCAAACTCAACCTGGAGTCGGAGCTTACCTGCTTCAGCAAAGACGGCAGCATCTACTGCAAGGAGGACTATTACAG AAGATTTTCAGTGCAGAGATGCGCTCGGTGCCATCTCGGCATCTCTGCCTCGGAGATGGTGATGCGAGCCCGGGACTTGGTCTACCACCTCAACTGCTTCACCTGCACTACCTGCAGCAAAATGCTGACCACCGGGGACCACTTTGGCATGAAGGACAATCTGGTGTACTGTCGGCTGCACTTTGAGACTCTCATCCAGGGGGACTATCAGACACATTTTAATCACGCGGACGTGGTTCCACACAAGGGCCTGGGCCCGGCCAACACGCTCGGACTATCCTACTTCAACGGCGTGGGGACAGTGCAGAAAGGCCGGCCCAGGAAGAGGAAGAGTCCTGGGCCCGGAGCAGAGCTCGCAGCGTATAACGCAG CTTTGAGCTGCAATGAGAATGACAGCGAGTCCATGGACCGCGACTCCCAGTATAGCTCCAGTCAGAAGACAAAGCGCATGAGGACGTCCTTCAAGCACCACCAGTTGAGAACCATGAAGTCCTACTTTGCCATCAACCATAACCCGGACGCCAAGGACCTCAAGCAGCTTGCACAGAAGACAGGCCTCACCAAGCGAGTCTTACAG GTCTGGTTCCAGAACGCCCGTGCCAAATTCCGGAGGAATCTTCTGCGACAAGAAAGCACCGGTGCAGACAAGACCTCcgacggctccacactgcaggGTGGCACGCCGTCAGGACCGGCCTCTGAAATCTCGAATGCTTCCATGAGCCCCTCCAGCACCCCTACCACCCTGACAGACTTGACCAACCCCACCATGCCCACAGTAACCTCTGTGCTCACCTCAGTGGCAGGCGGCATGGATCTCCACGAGTGTAGGAGCCCGTCACAGACCACACTGACTAGCCTTTTCTGA
- the lhx2b gene encoding LIM/homeobox protein Lhx2b isoform X2, with amino-acid sequence MDILAFRSEENSYNILPSAATMLFHGLPGGDVHSVVEEIDRRGKSESAAISSAIDMGESETAMPCLTTERVALCAGCGRKIADRYYLLAVDKQWHMRCLKCCECKLNLESELTCFSKDGSIYCKEDYYRFSVQRCARCHLGISASEMVMRARDLVYHLNCFTCTTCSKMLTTGDHFGMKDNLVYCRLHFETLIQGDYQTHFNHADVVPHKGLGPANTLGLSYFNGVGTVQKGRPRKRKSPGPGAELAAYNAALSCNENDSESMDRDSQYSSSQKTKRMRTSFKHHQLRTMKSYFAINHNPDAKDLKQLAQKTGLTKRVLQVWFQNARAKFRRNLLRQESTGADKTSDGSTLQGGTPSGPASEISNASMSPSSTPTTLTDLTNPTMPTVTSVLTSVAGGMDLHECRSPSQTTLTSLF; translated from the exons ATGGACATCTTGGCTTTTAGATCCGAAGAGAATAGTTATAATATTCTCCCATCGGCGGCAACGATGCTTTTCCATGGCCTTCCCGGAGGCGACGTCCACAGCGTGGTGGAAGAAATCGACAGGAGAGGAAAGAGCGAGTCAGCGGCCATCAGCTCAGCTATCGACATGGGCGAGTCAGAGACG GCCATGCCGTGCCTGACAACCGAGCGCGTGGCCCTGTGCGCCGGCTGCGGAAGGAAGATCGCAGACCGCTACTACCTGCTGGCTGTGGACAAGCAGTGGCACATGCGCTGCCTCAAGTGCTGCGAGTGCAAACTCAACCTGGAGTCGGAGCTTACCTGCTTCAGCAAAGACGGCAGCATCTACTGCAAGGAGGACTATTACAG ATTTTCAGTGCAGAGATGCGCTCGGTGCCATCTCGGCATCTCTGCCTCGGAGATGGTGATGCGAGCCCGGGACTTGGTCTACCACCTCAACTGCTTCACCTGCACTACCTGCAGCAAAATGCTGACCACCGGGGACCACTTTGGCATGAAGGACAATCTGGTGTACTGTCGGCTGCACTTTGAGACTCTCATCCAGGGGGACTATCAGACACATTTTAATCACGCGGACGTGGTTCCACACAAGGGCCTGGGCCCGGCCAACACGCTCGGACTATCCTACTTCAACGGCGTGGGGACAGTGCAGAAAGGCCGGCCCAGGAAGAGGAAGAGTCCTGGGCCCGGAGCAGAGCTCGCAGCGTATAACGCAG CTTTGAGCTGCAATGAGAATGACAGCGAGTCCATGGACCGCGACTCCCAGTATAGCTCCAGTCAGAAGACAAAGCGCATGAGGACGTCCTTCAAGCACCACCAGTTGAGAACCATGAAGTCCTACTTTGCCATCAACCATAACCCGGACGCCAAGGACCTCAAGCAGCTTGCACAGAAGACAGGCCTCACCAAGCGAGTCTTACAG GTCTGGTTCCAGAACGCCCGTGCCAAATTCCGGAGGAATCTTCTGCGACAAGAAAGCACCGGTGCAGACAAGACCTCcgacggctccacactgcaggGTGGCACGCCGTCAGGACCGGCCTCTGAAATCTCGAATGCTTCCATGAGCCCCTCCAGCACCCCTACCACCCTGACAGACTTGACCAACCCCACCATGCCCACAGTAACCTCTGTGCTCACCTCAGTGGCAGGCGGCATGGATCTCCACGAGTGTAGGAGCCCGTCACAGACCACACTGACTAGCCTTTTCTGA
- the lhx2b gene encoding LIM/homeobox protein Lhx2b isoform X1 gives MDILAFRSEENSYNILPSAATMLFHGLPGGDVHSVVEEIDRRGKSESAAISSAIDMGESETAMPCLTTERVALCAGCGRKIADRYYLLAVDKQWHMRCLKCCECKLNLESELTCFSKDGSIYCKEDYYRRFSVQRCARCHLGISASEMVMRARDLVYHLNCFTCTTCSKMLTTGDHFGMKDNLVYCRLHFETLIQGDYQTHFNHADVVPHKGLGPANTLGLSYFNGVGTVQKGRPRKRKSPGPGAELAAYNAALSCNENDSESMDRDSQYSSSQKTKRMRTSFKHHQLRTMKSYFAINHNPDAKDLKQLAQKTGLTKRVLQVWFQNARAKFRRNLLRQESTGADKTSDGSTLQGGTPSGPASEISNASMSPSSTPTTLTDLTNPTMPTVTSVLTSVAGGMDLHECRSPSQTTLTSLF, from the exons ATGGACATCTTGGCTTTTAGATCCGAAGAGAATAGTTATAATATTCTCCCATCGGCGGCAACGATGCTTTTCCATGGCCTTCCCGGAGGCGACGTCCACAGCGTGGTGGAAGAAATCGACAGGAGAGGAAAGAGCGAGTCAGCGGCCATCAGCTCAGCTATCGACATGGGCGAGTCAGAGACG GCCATGCCGTGCCTGACAACCGAGCGCGTGGCCCTGTGCGCCGGCTGCGGAAGGAAGATCGCAGACCGCTACTACCTGCTGGCTGTGGACAAGCAGTGGCACATGCGCTGCCTCAAGTGCTGCGAGTGCAAACTCAACCTGGAGTCGGAGCTTACCTGCTTCAGCAAAGACGGCAGCATCTACTGCAAGGAGGACTATTACAG AAGATTTTCAGTGCAGAGATGCGCTCGGTGCCATCTCGGCATCTCTGCCTCGGAGATGGTGATGCGAGCCCGGGACTTGGTCTACCACCTCAACTGCTTCACCTGCACTACCTGCAGCAAAATGCTGACCACCGGGGACCACTTTGGCATGAAGGACAATCTGGTGTACTGTCGGCTGCACTTTGAGACTCTCATCCAGGGGGACTATCAGACACATTTTAATCACGCGGACGTGGTTCCACACAAGGGCCTGGGCCCGGCCAACACGCTCGGACTATCCTACTTCAACGGCGTGGGGACAGTGCAGAAAGGCCGGCCCAGGAAGAGGAAGAGTCCTGGGCCCGGAGCAGAGCTCGCAGCGTATAACGCAG CTTTGAGCTGCAATGAGAATGACAGCGAGTCCATGGACCGCGACTCCCAGTATAGCTCCAGTCAGAAGACAAAGCGCATGAGGACGTCCTTCAAGCACCACCAGTTGAGAACCATGAAGTCCTACTTTGCCATCAACCATAACCCGGACGCCAAGGACCTCAAGCAGCTTGCACAGAAGACAGGCCTCACCAAGCGAGTCTTACAG GTCTGGTTCCAGAACGCCCGTGCCAAATTCCGGAGGAATCTTCTGCGACAAGAAAGCACCGGTGCAGACAAGACCTCcgacggctccacactgcaggGTGGCACGCCGTCAGGACCGGCCTCTGAAATCTCGAATGCTTCCATGAGCCCCTCCAGCACCCCTACCACCCTGACAGACTTGACCAACCCCACCATGCCCACAGTAACCTCTGTGCTCACCTCAGTGGCAGGCGGCATGGATCTCCACGAGTGTAGGAGCCCGTCACAGACCACACTGACTAGCCTTTTCTGA